From the Eschrichtius robustus isolate mEscRob2 chromosome 19, mEscRob2.pri, whole genome shotgun sequence genome, the window CTCCTGTCCATTTTGCCTTTCCTTAGGAGGCCCTATTCAGATTGGGTAAATGGTCTGTAATCCAGGAGATCAGATTTTGCTTtatcagctattttttttttaatccaatgtaACGTTGAAAATCTACTATCTTACACACTGAAAGAGAGGGTACGGTTGTTCATACGCTTGAATAATAATTGTTAGTTTTTAAATACAGGAATTTGATAGAATATGAAAAAGTTCTTGGGTATGTAAGACTCAGTTTTACTTTTTAGTTGAGCTTATTTTGATATTTGATATTCTAATTATACCTTTCATTATtacaacagtttaaaaaaagtctttttctcccttttgtaggCAGTCATTATTTGtatcaaaaacaaagaatttgaaaaggcttcaaaaattttgaaaaaacataTGTCCAAGGACCCCACAACTCAGGTAAGTTTGATATATTTTTGCTCCCATGACCTAAATCCAGCTCATTGCCTTTTGTGGGGAAACAGGGAAAGGGTTCTCTGTCAGGAATGTTATCTAAATATTCGCCTTTAAACATTCAGCACCTTGAGCATGTTGCCTTTTATATCCAGAATAACTTACTGTTAGAATGGCTTTTCAAAAATTTGTTTGAAAATTTACATAAATCATTTACTTGCCCATTTCTGTCAGGTTTCTGACTGAACTTTAGTGATCAGCACTGGTATTAACACTTCTGACTTCACATAAACGCTGATCCTGCAGACTTGAGAATCTGCCTTGGTGAGGACTTAACTCCTCTATTTTCTGGTGTCAAAAGCTCTGTTGGTACCctgctattattttttttcctttataaatataaattttcagtttttgaaaaggtaatacatatatgtaatacaACATTCGAAAGGTACAACAAAAGAGCTTAGTGAAAATTCTCTCATGTCTGACTCAGCCATCTCGTTCCTCTCCTTAGAGGCAaccaatgtttttttcttttattcttaacaGAGATAGTCTGTGCATATGCAAGCAAAtaagtatgcatgtgtgtatatatacagacatacacatatatccattcttcctGTTCTTCCCATATACATATGTGAGCATATTCTACACACTAATTTGAGCATTTTGTAAATTGCTTTTTTCccttaatatatcttggagatcttTTTATATTAGTACACAGGGAGCTTTTCAtcctttttggttttcttttttggaagtttaaaaatctttatgTAAAAGTGTAAAGGTACTTTAGATCCTAAgttcttcatccttttttttttatagctacataGTAACCTACTGTGGCTGATCAGTAATTTTTTGACCTGTTCTACATTGTGGTAGGCTTCCCTTCTTATATGTGTACCAGTGATATTCATTGACAGCATTGTGAAAGTTCTGATAACATTGTTTTAACTCATCATCATTGAATTTTTACTggagtttttctttctcacgTTGCAAAAATTGGTCCTTTGTGTAGAAGCTGAGAAATGATCTCCTGACCATTATCCGTGAAAAGAACTTGGCCCACCCTGTTATCCAGAACTTTTCCTACGAAACCTTCCAGCAGAAGATGCTGCGCTTCCTGGAGAGTCACCTGGATGATGCAGAGCCCTACCTCCTCACGGTGGGGCTTGGCCTTCTCTTCCCATAACTGTGATGTAGCCTGGAGGATGTGTAGGCAATTAGAAAAGGACAGctcttttttaaagtgaaaagagTAAATGTGTAGAAAAAACTGAATTATATGTGCTATCTTTCTTAATTAAATGCCTTAAATATTCAGAAGCAGAGATCCTGGCAGAGGCAAATGCAACATTCCTGGTTTCCCTCACCTCCCATTTTTACTTCCTCTATGTGTGATTCATCTGTGTGGTTAAAGTAGGAGAACATTCAATTACAATTGATGGTGGTTCTCAAAGGAGATGAAATCTGAGTTAAGTTTGGGAGAGGAAGAGTGGTTTGATAGATGTGGTATGATGGGGTTGTTAACAGGAAGGAGGCATAACTGGAGAAAAGTGTGACTAGAGTATGATTAGCAAGAGAGGTCAAATGAAGACATACTTTAACGGGATGAAAGGGATAAGCACAAAGAATGGATGCAGTGAGGCTCAAGACTGCACAGGGAAGAATTAGAACCTAGTCTGTCATAGAAGGTGGACCATGAACTGagtgagagggtttttttttttaaacaaggattTTGAGAGTGTTCAAATTATCCTAGTTCCTAACAGTAGATCTGCAAGGCCCATATCAGGATAGTGTCAGTGATCCTAGCAATCATTTGGCAACTCTCAAAATTATTTGTAAAGCAGATAGTTTGGAGTGTTCAAGGAGCAAGTGTCAGGATACTTGAGCCTGGCCTAGGAACCCTTCCTTCATATTCAGGTAACTGGAAAATAACCTGTCACTGTTTCTGTTGAGAACAGAATTCTCAGCTCTTAAGATACCACTCCTTACAGACATGCAATCTAAAATGGAATGACACTGGACTAACTGGAAATGTGTAAAACTTCAGTCTGAGGGTGACAGAGGAGCAGCTGGAGTTAGAGTAAGATTGGCCTACTCAGGGCTTCATGTGGTACAAGTAAGGATTTTCAAAGAGTTGTTAATAGGCAAAACATTTGTGGAAACAGAGTCATGAAAAATTCTATACACAAACTAAAAGACATTAATGTAGACATCAGTCATCCCtaagtttcaaaaaaaagaagatttgACTTTTGCATATGACCCCAAAGGTCTATTAGGTATTCAGAAACTAAATTAGGGATGAGATTGGAAGGATAGAAGAGGAGATACAAAGTAAAATCATTTAAGTATTTGTTGTCCAAAATAACCTTTTGGAATTCTTGTAACGTCAAGATGCTTTTAGCACCACTCAGATTGAGTTCTCCTTTAGTACAGAAAACTGTGAGCCATTttttgagggaaggaagggaggaagaaatttgggATAATTCTTGTAAGTTCTTTCCCTTTTTATGTCCTTCTCTAGTCTATGCCTAAATTGGATTTGTAAGTGAACATGCTTGCATATTGAGTATGTTCATGGTGAAAGAAGCAGAGTTAATGAAATTCTGTGACTTCCTCTTCCTCACGACATCTTTCCTTTCCCAGATGGCCAAAAAGGCTTTGAAATCTGAGTCTTCCACCTCAACCACAGTGAAGGAAGGTAAACAGCCAGCACCAGAGCCTGTGGAAAAGCCACTCAGAGAACCTGCCAGGTGAGAGAGATGCCCTTTTGTGATGTTGGCTGAAACACTGGGGTGATGTGTGGGAAGCATAGTCGTCTTCTTTGAGCAGGATTAGTGGTTTGACCTCTTAACATGTTACTGGGTTACTCGTAGAAGGCACTGTGGGATATACGGAGCACATCCTGGGAAGATGGGAATATTGAAAACGGGATGACAGATCCTTGACAGAAGTTCCTGACTGGCTATTCCTCAAAggttctttccttctgtttctctctccttgcCTCACCTGTATCTACTCAGTACTTCCCTGTTGATACCTTATCTCTTAATGCAGTGTTCAAGCTTGTGAATCAGATTCCCAGGACCAGTTAACAAAGCAGAGGCCACACGTTTAGATGTCTTTGGGGGCCCAGTAGGAGATGTAAAGGAGCAAAGTGGGTCTAGGATAATACAGTTGAGAGCATGGGACTGGGACACAGAGAGGGCATGCTTTCGAGCTTCGTGTGATTGTTGCTATGTGAGATGTCCAAAGATGTCCAAACTTCAGTTCAAATTTTTATGTGAGAcgtccaaaaaaaattttttgagatttCCCAATTTTTGAATGTTGGCGGTtagtccaattaaaaaaaaaaaaaaacttgaatagCTTAGACAAGACACATCTGCAGGCTGCCAGTTTGCCCTCTCCTAACAGTTTTTACTTAAAACGTCCAAATGATAGAtgaactttattttgaaaaggcaGTTTCTCATTGTTCCAAGACTGTGTGGCACTATTCTCACTCTGAGAATTCTAAAGATCCCATTTCTAAGTGCATTGTAGGAGAAAGAGGGCAGAATGGAGACCAGTCTTTTTTACTTCTGTCACATGAGGGTTGGACTAGGACAGCTggaagaagagtttagacttcaAGGTGAGATTGCTGGATTATCAGTTGGTTGTCCAGATGGACTTGTAGTTGTTAGGCACTACACAGAGTTCTTGCATTGTGGAAAGCACCGCTTTAGTCCATGAAGACTAATGGGTTAGACAGCACACAGGCTGAAGAGGTCTCTGGAGGGAGTATCATTGGCCCTAGTTCCTTTAGGGTTCTCTTACTTGAAGTTTAAGCTCCATAGTTCAACTTACATATCATATTTAAAGCCTCCGCTTAACACACTTATAAATGGAagcttttataaataaagcttGTATCACGCaccctctctgttttttttttttaaataaagagttcTCAACGTGAGGAATTTCTAATTTGAAGCTTCCCACTTTGAAAAAGTTGTGGCTGCTTGGACAAGCATCCACAATGGTGAAACTGATCTCTGttatgtttgtattatttgtaggcAGCTACAGAACACTCCAACCACCATTGGAATTATGGCTCTGAAAGCAGCTTTCAAGACTCTGTCCAGTGCACAAGATTCTGAGGCAGCCTTCTCAAAACTGGACCAGAAAGATATGGTATTTCCTAATAAAGTGTGCCCACCATCACCAGCCCTCAAAAACAAGAGACCGAGAAAAGATGAAAACGAAAGTTCAGCCCCTGCTGAGGGTGAGGGTGGCTCTGAACTGCAGCCCAAGAACAAGCGCATGACAATAAGCAGATTGGTTTTGGAGGAGGACAGCCAGAGCACTGAGCCGAGCGCAGGCCTCGACTCCTCCCAGGAAGTCATTCCTGCTTCACCATCCAAGCCCACCATCCTCAACCAACCCCTCCCTGGGGAGAAGAATCCCAAGTATGAAGACCTTCTTTGTAGAAGTTTGGGGGCTGGTTGGTGGTCCTGGTTATGCCTGGTATTGCTTCCGGGAATGAAGTAACTTTCAGCTAAGTTATTCACCACCAAGGCTTGCTCAGACTGCTAGAATGTGACTCAGGGTGGGGAGTGACGTCGTAGCCATCCTGCCAGTTCTGATGCCCCGCATGTGGGCTTCCAGGCATTGCACTAGGCAGGAGTGAGGGTGAAAGGGTGTCCGAGCCTCCTACTCACCGCTGCTTCCATTTTTAGCAAACTTCTGAGTGCCTTGACTACTAAATATTAGTCTTGTTTGTTAAAGGAAGTTTGTTTGAATTGGGCCACGTTATACTTTGATCCTTAAAAGAgatttatgaatatttatagtTTTGCACGTTCTATGAGCATTTGAGACTTGGCAAATTCAGTAATTACTAATCTCTCACATTCTGCTAGGTTCTGTGGGGCAGTGGTTAGAATGCTTTCATTTTGCTCCCCATCATGACCCCCAACCTGGCTTTCAGTTTTGCTACCCTTTGTGCCCTCTTGTGGATCTTTCCTCTAGGCAAACTGGTCTGCTTGCTCTCCCTGGAACCCTGTTTCTACTACTATACTCTTCTTGCTGCCTCTCATTCCCCACATTCGGACTATCATTCCTCCACCATTGCTTGTCAGAATCCCATCTGTCTTTCAAAGAGAAGAGAAGCTGATGTTGACTAAATACTTTCTGCGGGCCAAGCACTTTCACGTATTATCTTACTGAATATCTACACTCCTCACTCTGTGAGTGATTTACTAGCCCCACTTTATAGGTGAGGAAGGTTCAGAAAAGTTACTAACTTAAcctgaagtcacacagataaGAAATGGCAAAATTGGGCTTTGggatttttaatcccagtcttGACACAAAAGCCCATGGCCTGTATGCCATGTACACCAAGCTGCCTCTTAAAACTCTGCCTCCTCCATAAATTTCCCCTGGTCACCCTGCTGTAAGTGATCACCTCACTGATCTCCCAAGGTCATTGCCATCTCTACTACTGCTCTCTGTTACAGCTGTTTGGGGACCTGTGCCCTGGCATGCTTGTGCTGGGTGCCCTGTAGGGCTGTGGCCTCTGATAAATGATTTATACTCGGGCACAAATCTGCACTATATGCACCACTTCCTGCATTTGGAAGTGAGTGAGTCATTGGCTGGGCAGGCAGATGCAGTCAGCACACTATTACTCTCATTTGATACCTGATCTCCTCTACCCCTCACAGCAATTCTATGAACTATAAGTATTGCTCCCAtgaacagacaaggaaactggagAGAGTGCATGATTACAGTGGTTTTATAAATGGGAGACTCTGTGAAGGTTTCAGACATATTCACCTCTCTCATGTGTCAAGGGTATAAAGTATGATGGGTACTCTCAAGCAGAGGTTGGCAAATTATGGCCCCTTGGCTAAATccacctgctgcctgtttttgtaaataaagtttattggaacacagccacacccatgaattatgtattgtctgtggctgcttttgatGCTACGttgagttgagtagttgcaacaaagACAGTAAGGCTTGCAAAGCTGAAGGTACTACTGGCCCTTTACCAAAAAAAGGGATCCTATGACCCCGGCTCTAAACGAAGCGTATGTGAGGTGCCTTGGGAGCTGCAGGGAAGAAGAGCTGGGCCTGGGCAGCAGAGTTGTGGGTGGAGCAACCTTGCAGAGGAGCAAGTGTTGAGCTggccttgaagaatgagtaggaggTCATCCAGCAATATTGGAAGGTCGGTTCTAGGAAACAGGAGCCTCTTGAATTACAGCACGAGAAAGCCTGGTATGAGCAGGAAAATGTCATGTAGTCTGTATGGCAGAATACAGGACACAGAGAGGATGAAGGGAGAAAAGTCTGGATGGGTAGATGGGCCAGATTTTGAGTTCCTATTATATTCTATCAGGCAGAGGTTCTCAGGGGGGCTTCATATCACAATTACCTGTgcagtgtttaaaaaatatatattcccaGGCTCCTGTCTACTGAATTAGAAGGGACAGGGGAGTGTTCTCTAATCTGCTTTGCTAACTGTGCCCCAGATAAGTCTAATACACCTAATCAGAAAGCCTCTGAGCAGACACCACTGAGGGCTTTTGAACAGACACtgagggaaaggagaagaggagggTGGCTGGAGACTGCTGCCCGGTGAGcagtcaggacccaggggaagctgGGCCAGTGGAATCGGAGGAGGGGAAGGCAGGATTAGGGTCTATCACCTAGACGGCAGGGCCACCACTACTAGATTTTTATATCCCCCACAGCACAGAACTAGTGCTTACTAGATAGTTTATTAACCAAACAAAGTAACAGTTCTTGGTTCTTGCAATTTAAGGGGCCACATGCAAAACTTCTATAAAAGGCTAGCAAAgggtaaacattttaggctttgtgtctctgttgcatattcttctgttttgtttttttttttacaacctttggaaaatgtaaaaaccattcttagttcaAGGGCTATACAAAAACCAGCAgccacaggctgtagtttgccaacccctctaGACCACTAAGTTTTAACTTCACTAGTTAGGAGCGCAGTGAGCCAGGAAGTGACCCAGCTTGCCCGCACGGCCACCTAACAGTTAAGATGAGGACCGAGGTCTCAGCCCCTTCCACAACATGAGAAGTTAAGAAATACCAAAATGTTTATACACGTAATAAATGCTGAGTTCAGAGGAGGAGCAGAAAGTTACCAAGTGATCTGCAAAGATTGTCTGCAGGAAGAGTGAATAGCCACTTAGGTGAAAATGATGGACCCTGAGGTTAAAATCAGTTTTTATCCCAGGACTTGGATAAATAGATGGAAAACTTAAACTGTAATGCTGTCTGACCTGTATTTATGAATAGTAATTGACACAGCTAATATCCTGAGAAGGAAAATCCtcgtgtaatttttttttttttttttttactttgtctcAAGCAAATCAGTTATTCTTAGAAATAACCCTTTGGGGGATATGatccaatttaaaataaatagaagtaaAGAGTCCACCATTTGTCCCAGCCACTTAGGTAACTGCATAGAAAACTCATGGAACTCAAGGAATTTTTTCCAAGTTTATGCACTTATTAAGCAAACTGCTTTCATTACTCATTTGCAAAATACCCAGAcagccttaaaaataaattttttttatagcGGGGAAGGAAACAGCACTTTGTCTCTACTCTCTTGGTCAGGTTTTTCGGTGACTTTGATCTATGTAAATTCTTCAAAACTTAGTTCAGATACTTTCCATGTTTGTTTTGTAAAGGATGTTATAATTCTGAGGTCAGATTTGTGCTATGTTCTGTAAGAGTGactataattttcatttatttaataacttgggttttggattatttttcagGTTTGAGACTGTTTTTGGTTGCACCCAAGTACTCAAAATTTCATGTTCACAGGAATGATTCTTGTTTGCTTACTATTCTAATCTTTGATGGTATAAGTCCTTTACAGCTCTTTGATAATCTCATTATTAGTTCAGCTAGTATCTCTCCAGCTTCTATGAGGGTGTGTGTTACTGTGCCCGGTGTTTGGAGTAGACAAATGAGGATATGGTCCCTGCCGTCAAGGTGCTTATGGTTAAGGGTATGTCGTGATACGGTTGTGTAATAAAGTGGAAGCACTATCGTAAGGGCAGAGGAGCGGGGGCTTTTTGTATGTGTTGGGCAGGCTTCATTGAGAATGATGGCCTTGAAAGATGGGCAGGACTTcacctggcagggaagggaatCCCAAGGAGAGAGAACAGCAAATAGAGAGGCAGGAAAGCACAGAACTTATAGGAGGAAGCAGGAGCAGAGGGCAGTGTGGGTGTTGGTGGGGACAGGAGGAACTGATAAGAAATTGATGGGCCAGACTGCATGATCTTGATTCCCCCATATGGGCATTTAGGCTTCACTGTTTAGGCAATGAGGAGCCATCACTTAATAGAGGAGAGATGTGATAATTTTAGGATGATTGTTCAGGTGGCTTTGGAACgggaaggggctggggggagagactCCAGTTAAGAGGCTAGTGTAATACTGGTGAAAGGAATTGGACCATGGGCTTGGACTAGGGGAatggggagggaaaggagaacAGTCCAGAGATAGGAATAGAGCATGTCTGTGATGGAGGGGAAGGAGTTTGCAGCTCTAGGTTAGAAGAATGCTGAAATCTGTAATAGAGTCCAAACCaaacaaccaaataaacaaacaaacaaacaataggaAAATGAACAGATCGTTGAGGGGGATGGTGATGTATCCAGTGCTGAGTGTGAGAGATGGTCCTGCAACCTGGGGGATGTTGACATGGAGAGGCCTGGCCAGGTCAAGATTTGGGAGTTGTGTGTAGGTGAATCTCGAAAGTGGTCACAGCAGAACAGGGAGGAATACAAGGCCACGAGTAGAGCTAAGGACAGAGTATGGGATGACCTGGGATGACTTTGTTTTACACCTTGTCCTCTCGCTGATGTTCCCTCAGAGTACCCAAAGGCAAGTGGAACAACTCTAATGGGGTTGAAGAAAAAGAGACTTGGGTAGAAGAGGACGAACTGTTTCAA encodes:
- the TERF2 gene encoding telomeric repeat-binding factor 2 isoform X2 translates to MAAGAGTAGSASGPGVVRDPAASQSKKRPGREGAQRSDAMAGGGGSSDSSGRAAGRRASRSGGRARRGRHAPGLGGAAERGAGEARLEEAVNRWVLKFYFHEALRAFRSSRYGDFRQIRDIMQALLVRPLGKEHTVSRLLRVMQCLSRIEEGENLDCSFDMEAELTPLESAINVLEMIKTEFTLTEAVVESSRKLVKEAAVIICIKNKEFEKASKILKKHMSKDPTTQKLRNDLLTIIREKNLAHPVIQNFSYETFQQKMLRFLESHLDDAEPYLLTMAKKALKSESSTSTTVKEGKQPAPEPVEKPLREPARQLQNTPTTIGIMALKAAFKTLSSAQDSEAAFSKLDQKDMVFPNKVCPPSPALKNKRPRKDENESSAPAEGEGGSELQPKNKRMTISRLVLEEDSQSTEPSAGLDSSQEVIPASPSKPTILNQPLPGEKNPKVPKGKWNNSNGVEEKETWVEEDELFQVQAPDEESTTNITRKQKWTVEESEWVKAGVQKYGEGNWAAISKNYPFVNRTAVMIKDRWRTMKRLGMN
- the TERF2 gene encoding telomeric repeat-binding factor 2 isoform X1, which produces MAAGAGTAGSASGPGVVRDPAASQSKKRPGREGAQRSDAMAGGGGSSDSSGRAAGRRASRSGGRARRGRHAPGLGGAAERGAGEARLEEAVNRWVLKFYFHEALRAFRSSRYGDFRQIRDIMQALLVRPLGKEHTVSRLLRVMQCLSRIEEGENLDCSFDMEAELTPLESAINVLEMIKTEFTLTEAVVESSRKLVKEAAVIICIKNKEFEKASKILKKHMSKDPTTQKLRNDLLTIIREKNLAHPVIQNFSYETFQQKMLRFLESHLDDAEPYLLTMAKKALKSESSTSTTVKEGKQPAPEPVEKPLREPARQLQNTPTTIGIMALKAAFKTLSSAQDSEAAFSKLDQKDMVFPNKVCPPSPALKNKRPRKDENESSAPAEGEGGSELQPKNKRMTISRLVLEEDSQSTEPSAGLDSSQEVIPASPSKPTILNQPLPGEKNPKVPKGKWNNSNGVEEKETWVEEDELFQVQAAPDEESTTNITRKQKWTVEESEWVKAGVQKYGEGNWAAISKNYPFVNRTAVMIKDRWRTMKRLGMN